Proteins encoded together in one Caldicellulosiruptor saccharolyticus DSM 8903 window:
- a CDS encoding FAD:protein FMN transferase, whose amino-acid sequence MIDITKTIKKGVEKQEDVSSSVFQGRTSNHKILFALGTDINFIFYGDNFENALNEAVEFIYQTEAKLSVFKPKSEISKLNRFGNYFSIKLSPEVYQLVEKAVEYSKITDGYFDITVKNLVDYWKNCQNKNQMPSKNQIEEVLFSVGFENISFLPNYKIKLKNSAKLDLGAIAKGFVADKIKEIFKKHSINSAIVDLGGHILALGKKEELSWKVGIQHPTKNRGKIVGIIETFNTSIVTSASYERYYNIHGKKLSHIINPKTGYPVEDYIASVTVIDNNSTFADAISTAFYAMGLKKAINFIQDFKTIDAIVITNSREIYLTPKLKERFTCTDNSYRVISINEVIIL is encoded by the coding sequence ATAATTGATATCACAAAAACAATCAAAAAAGGAGTAGAAAAACAAGAAGATGTCTCAAGCAGTGTCTTTCAAGGCCGAACATCCAACCATAAAATCCTTTTTGCACTTGGTACAGATATAAATTTCATATTTTATGGAGACAATTTTGAAAATGCATTAAATGAAGCAGTCGAATTCATTTATCAAACAGAAGCTAAATTGTCAGTATTCAAACCAAAGAGCGAAATATCAAAACTAAATAGATTTGGAAACTATTTTTCAATAAAATTGAGCCCAGAAGTTTATCAGTTGGTTGAAAAGGCAGTTGAATACAGCAAAATAACAGATGGGTATTTTGACATTACAGTAAAAAACCTTGTAGATTATTGGAAAAATTGCCAAAATAAAAATCAAATGCCTTCAAAAAACCAAATTGAAGAAGTCCTTTTTTCTGTAGGATTTGAAAATATAAGTTTTTTGCCAAATTATAAGATAAAATTAAAAAACAGTGCAAAGCTTGATTTAGGTGCTATTGCAAAGGGATTTGTTGCTGACAAAATTAAGGAAATATTCAAGAAACATAGCATAAACTCTGCAATTGTTGACTTAGGCGGCCATATTCTTGCACTTGGTAAAAAAGAAGAATTGTCATGGAAAGTTGGCATACAGCATCCCACAAAAAATAGGGGTAAAATTGTGGGAATTATTGAAACTTTTAATACTTCTATAGTTACATCAGCAAGTTATGAAAGGTATTATAACATTCATGGCAAGAAGCTTTCGCACATAATAAATCCAAAAACAGGCTATCCAGTTGAAGATTATATTGCAAGCGTTACAGTTATTGATAACAACTCAACATTTGCTGACGCAATATCCACTGCATTTTATGCAATGGGTCTTAAAAAAGCAATAAATTTTATCCAGGATTTTAAAACTATTGACGCGATTGTAATTACAAACTCCAGAGAAATTTATCTAACTCCCAAGCTAAAAGAAAGATTTACCTGTACAGATAATTCATACAGAGTAATATCTATAAATGAGGTGATAATACTGTGA
- a CDS encoding BlaI/MecI/CopY family transcriptional regulator — protein sequence MRKEKNIPQVSEAEFLVMKVLWEKSPLTSPEIIEVLRPKTNWNPKTIHTLIGRLIRKGAIGADKNSFPKKLYPLVTEEQYRKEETKYFLQKLYNGSLKRLVASFVEDEQISKEELEEIKKLLEGKEEK from the coding sequence ATGAGAAAAGAGAAGAACATCCCGCAGGTTTCAGAAGCAGAGTTTTTGGTGATGAAGGTTTTATGGGAAAAATCTCCCCTCACATCTCCAGAGATTATAGAAGTTTTGAGGCCAAAGACTAATTGGAATCCAAAGACTATACACACATTGATAGGAAGATTGATCAGAAAAGGTGCCATAGGGGCTGACAAAAACAGTTTTCCAAAGAAGTTGTATCCACTTGTAACAGAGGAGCAGTACAGGAAAGAGGAGACAAAGTACTTTTTACAAAAACTATACAACGGGTCACTAAAACGTCTTGTTGCGAGCTTTGTAGAGGATGAGCAGATATCAAAAGAAGAGCTTGAGGAAATTAAAAAGCTTTTAGAGGGGAAGGAAGAGAAATAG
- the tmk gene encoding dTMP kinase, translating to MMKGKFIVFEGNDGSGKSTQILKVEKYLKEKGYKVVTTREPGGTEVGFRIRKLLLDPAYKMDGLTEALLLAADRNEHVKNVLIPALEDGYVVVCDRYILSSIVYQGIVRGVGVENIIKLNSIFEEKIKPDLYIILTLSPEIALQRLKMAGKNDKLDTENFDFHRKVYNGFKEVSKMFKKCVNIEAEGTVEDVFEKVRKVIDDLLKKR from the coding sequence TTGATGAAAGGTAAGTTTATTGTATTTGAAGGAAACGACGGTTCTGGTAAGAGCACTCAGATTTTGAAAGTGGAAAAATATCTCAAGGAAAAGGGCTATAAGGTTGTCACAACAAGAGAGCCGGGCGGAACAGAAGTAGGGTTTAGAATAAGAAAGCTTCTTTTGGACCCTGCGTACAAAATGGATGGACTAACTGAGGCTTTGCTTCTTGCAGCTGACAGAAATGAGCATGTAAAAAATGTTTTAATTCCCGCGCTTGAAGATGGGTATGTTGTCGTTTGTGATAGGTACATTTTAAGTAGCATTGTATATCAAGGCATCGTAAGAGGAGTTGGAGTTGAGAATATAATAAAGCTTAACTCTATTTTTGAAGAGAAAATAAAACCTGATTTGTACATTATTTTAACCTTAAGTCCAGAGATTGCTCTGCAAAGACTCAAAATGGCAGGCAAGAACGACAAGCTTGACACAGAAAATTTTGATTTTCACAGAAAAGTTTACAATGGTTTTAAAGAAGTTTCAAAGATGTTTAAAAAGTGTGTAAATATTGAAGCAGAGGGGACAGTTGAGGATGTATTTGAAAAGGTGCGCAAAGTGATAGATGATCTTTTGAAAAAGAGGTAA
- a CDS encoding PSP1 domain-containing protein: MAEVVGVRFKKAGKIYWFDPNDIDLKAGDDVIVETVRGIEMGKVMIEKREVPDEEIVQPLKKVVRKATEEDYKKAQENIEKAARALEICKEKVKKHGLPMKLLHAEYTFDNNKLLFYFTAEGRVDFRELVKDLAAVFRTRIELRQIGVRDDTKFRGGLGPCGREVCCATHLCEFQPISIKMAKQQGLVLNPAKISGLCGRLMCCLTYEQKFYEEAMLKLPGIGAIVRTADGEGEVVEVNVLKEKVKVRFEDEQQNVEVKEYSVGEFEIIKDTKKIQQPMVALDDDELKELLDLEE; this comes from the coding sequence ATGGCAGAGGTTGTTGGAGTGAGATTCAAAAAAGCAGGGAAGATATATTGGTTTGACCCAAATGATATAGATTTAAAAGCAGGCGATGATGTTATTGTTGAAACTGTCCGTGGGATTGAGATGGGCAAAGTTATGATAGAGAAAAGAGAAGTGCCTGATGAGGAGATAGTTCAGCCTCTTAAAAAGGTTGTGCGAAAGGCAACAGAAGAGGACTACAAAAAGGCTCAGGAAAATATTGAGAAGGCTGCTAGAGCGCTTGAGATTTGTAAAGAGAAGGTCAAAAAACACGGTCTTCCAATGAAACTACTTCATGCAGAGTATACGTTTGACAACAACAAACTACTTTTCTATTTCACAGCAGAGGGAAGGGTTGACTTTAGGGAGCTTGTAAAAGACCTTGCAGCAGTTTTCAGAACAAGGATTGAATTAAGACAGATTGGTGTCAGGGACGATACAAAATTCAGAGGCGGTTTGGGTCCGTGCGGAAGAGAGGTGTGCTGTGCAACACACCTTTGCGAATTTCAGCCGATTTCAATTAAGATGGCAAAACAGCAGGGGCTTGTTTTAAACCCTGCAAAAATTTCTGGGCTTTGTGGAAGGCTTATGTGCTGCCTGACATATGAGCAGAAGTTTTACGAAGAGGCTATGCTAAAACTTCCTGGCATTGGTGCAATTGTGAGAACTGCTGATGGCGAGGGCGAGGTTGTTGAGGTAAATGTCTTAAAAGAGAAGGTTAAGGTGAGATTTGAGGATGAGCAGCAGAATGTTGAGGTAAAAGAGTACTCTGTTGGTGAGTTTGAGATTATAAAAGACACCAAAAAGATTCAACAACCAATGGTTGCACTTGATGACGATGAACTAAAAGAGCTGTTGGATTTAGAAGAGTAA
- a CDS encoding aminotransferase class I/II-fold pyridoxal phosphate-dependent enzyme — MRLDRESMQEILNNLKVFNSLKNYNFQRLHMPGHKGMEEIFPDGIKNAYPYFDVTETVYTDDLLNPQSYIKEFLESINSFFNSRYSFLSLQGSTHLLQSAIVAFSKPFGNILINRDAHKSIYNIARILRLDIEYIYPKYDSLLGIYTYIDEKELEEALKKTKSEIVIITSPSYYGINQDIKAISTLTKKYNKKLIVDQAHGGYYKFVGKETALDEGADICIISLHKTLPCPNQSALFLSNLEDNEKLNEMLACLHTTSPSYVLVLWSEYGIEFSKKFGEALYHELEKKLRELFLPILEYTNYRFKNIDILKLLFDFGKLGHDIEDIKTFLSRYSIVPEAIDQRRILFYFSIIDSFSNFENLKNFFYDIIKKKGKIQKKPFPLPPRPKKVLKIYEIYDYKKTRIKIKSADGFICAKAIIPYPPGYPVIAEGEVINKDIIEYLEEVLGKDFIEENEVDVVDER; from the coding sequence ATGAGATTGGACCGAGAAAGTATGCAAGAAATCTTAAATAACTTGAAGGTTTTTAATAGCCTTAAAAATTACAATTTCCAGCGCCTTCATATGCCAGGGCACAAAGGTATGGAAGAGATTTTTCCCGATGGCATTAAAAATGCCTATCCGTATTTTGATGTTACAGAAACAGTCTACACAGATGACCTTTTGAATCCTCAAAGCTATATCAAGGAATTTTTAGAAAGCATAAACAGCTTTTTTAACTCAAGGTACTCTTTTTTATCTCTTCAGGGTTCAACCCACCTTTTACAATCGGCAATTGTAGCATTTTCAAAGCCTTTTGGGAACATACTTATAAACAGGGATGCGCACAAGAGCATCTACAATATCGCAAGGATTTTGAGGCTTGATATAGAGTATATCTATCCAAAGTATGATTCGCTACTTGGAATTTATACATATATTGATGAAAAAGAACTTGAAGAGGCTTTGAAAAAAACAAAATCAGAGATTGTAATAATAACCTCACCCTCATATTATGGGATAAATCAGGATATAAAAGCTATTTCTACACTTACAAAGAAGTATAACAAAAAACTAATAGTAGACCAAGCGCATGGGGGATATTATAAATTTGTAGGGAAAGAAACAGCATTAGATGAAGGTGCAGATATCTGTATTATAAGCCTTCACAAAACCTTACCCTGCCCAAACCAGTCAGCTTTGTTTTTGTCAAATTTAGAAGACAATGAAAAACTAAATGAGATGCTTGCTTGCCTTCATACAACAAGCCCATCATATGTCCTTGTGCTTTGGAGTGAGTATGGTATAGAATTTTCCAAAAAATTTGGGGAAGCTCTCTATCATGAGCTTGAGAAAAAGCTGAGAGAACTTTTTTTGCCAATTTTAGAGTATACAAACTACCGATTTAAAAATATAGATATACTAAAGCTTCTTTTTGACTTTGGCAAATTAGGACATGATATTGAAGATATAAAAACGTTTCTTTCAAGATATTCCATTGTACCAGAGGCAATTGACCAAAGAAGGATTTTGTTTTATTTTTCGATTATCGATAGCTTCTCTAATTTTGAAAATTTAAAAAACTTTTTTTATGATATAATAAAGAAAAAGGGGAAGATACAGAAAAAACCATTTCCTTTGCCTCCAAGACCAAAAAAGGTTTTGAAGATTTACGAGATATATGATTATAAAAAGACAAGGATAAAGATAAAAAGCGCAGATGGGTTTATATGTGCAAAGGCAATCATTCCTTACCCACCGGGCTATCCTGTGATAGCTGAGGGTGAGGTTATAAATAAAGACATAATAGAATATCTCGAAGAAGTTTTGGGAAAGGATTTTATAGAAGAAAATGAGGTTGATGTAGTTGATGAAAGGTAA
- a CDS encoding DNA recombination protein RmuC, with protein MEIALLLVVIILLVVNIVLVFSIKNSSFQTRAEEKFESIEKMLDKLQNLTLEQISQNRSEVQNTISSFGSLLMSRFSDFSSFQKSQFDSFSNQILNLTTTSQEKLEAIRKEVDSKLSQIQEQNERKLEQIRQTVDSHLQQTLEAKLGESFKLVSERLELVHRGLGEMQALANGVGDLKRILSNVKVRGTLGEIQLGNIIDQILDTSQYERNVRIKPHTQEQVEFAIKIPSKNSNENEFIYLPIDSKFPIESYERLLDAQEKNNIDEISKFSKELENSIKQNAKTIKEKYIDPPRTTDFAIMFLPTEGLYAEVLRIPGLFEYVQREYKVIIAGPTTISAILNSLALGFKTIAIEKRTSEVWELLSAVKTEFSKFGEVLEKVKKKLLEAQDTIDTAAKKTRTIERKLKNVESLSSDEAAQKVLYSDETEEEQ; from the coding sequence GTGGAAATTGCTCTTTTGTTGGTTGTAATAATACTTCTTGTTGTGAATATCGTATTAGTATTTAGTATAAAAAACTCCTCTTTTCAAACAAGAGCAGAAGAAAAGTTTGAGAGCATTGAAAAGATGCTCGACAAGCTTCAAAATCTCACTCTTGAACAGATTTCGCAAAATAGAAGCGAGGTTCAAAATACAATCAGTTCATTCGGCAGTCTTCTTATGAGCAGGTTTTCTGACTTTTCGTCGTTTCAAAAATCGCAGTTTGATTCATTCTCAAACCAAATTTTAAACCTTACAACAACAAGCCAAGAAAAGCTTGAAGCAATAAGAAAAGAAGTGGATTCAAAACTTTCGCAAATTCAAGAACAGAACGAAAGAAAGCTTGAGCAGATTCGCCAGACAGTAGATAGTCACCTCCAACAGACGTTAGAAGCCAAGCTTGGTGAGTCTTTCAAACTTGTATCAGAACGTCTTGAGCTTGTCCATAGAGGACTGGGTGAGATGCAGGCCTTAGCAAACGGTGTTGGTGACCTCAAGAGGATTTTGAGCAATGTAAAAGTGCGTGGGACTTTGGGTGAGATTCAACTTGGAAACATTATAGACCAGATTTTGGATACTTCTCAATATGAGAGAAATGTGAGGATAAAACCTCATACACAAGAGCAGGTTGAGTTTGCTATTAAGATTCCATCTAAGAATTCAAATGAAAATGAATTTATATACCTTCCTATAGACTCCAAATTCCCCATTGAGAGTTATGAGCGTTTGCTTGATGCGCAGGAGAAAAACAATATTGACGAGATTTCGAAGTTTTCAAAAGAGCTTGAAAACAGCATAAAACAGAATGCAAAGACAATTAAGGAAAAATACATAGACCCGCCAAGGACAACCGATTTTGCAATCATGTTTTTGCCAACTGAAGGACTTTATGCAGAGGTTTTGCGAATTCCTGGGCTTTTTGAATATGTCCAGAGAGAATATAAAGTCATAATAGCTGGGCCAACAACAATATCTGCTATTTTAAATAGCCTTGCGCTTGGGTTTAAGACCATTGCTATTGAAAAGAGAACAAGCGAAGTATGGGAGCTTTTGTCAGCTGTCAAGACTGAGTTTTCAAAGTTTGGAGAGGTTTTAGAGAAAGTCAAAAAGAAGCTTCTTGAAGCTCAGGATACAATAGACACTGCTGCAAAAAAGACAAGGACTATCGAAAGGAAGCTCAAAAACGTCGAAAGCCTTTCTTCTGATGAGGCTGCACAAAAAGTGTTGTATAGTGATGAAACTGAAGAAGAACAGTAA
- a CDS encoding TetR/AcrR family transcriptional regulator has translation MFLKKEVRKREQKKLIKENRLLEAAYNLFIEKGITNTAIDEIVKKAGVAKGTFYLYFKDKEDILEKLILRKSAEIVKKALAEVEDKDFPSPVDKFLFFLEYIIDYLSKNRFLFRFLKKDFSWVFFKKITDNEEFSEIKLAKEMLLKNIKTNYSEDELEIVVFMILELVSSITYSSIVKEEPAPIEKVKPLLLATVRKILEN, from the coding sequence ATGTTTCTCAAAAAAGAAGTGAGAAAAAGAGAACAAAAAAAATTGATAAAAGAAAATAGGCTTTTAGAAGCAGCGTATAATTTGTTTATTGAAAAAGGAATTACAAATACAGCAATAGACGAAATCGTCAAAAAGGCAGGAGTGGCAAAAGGCACTTTTTATCTTTACTTCAAAGATAAGGAAGATATTCTTGAAAAACTCATTTTGAGAAAAAGTGCTGAAATTGTAAAGAAAGCGTTGGCAGAAGTTGAGGATAAAGACTTTCCATCTCCTGTTGACAAATTTTTGTTCTTTTTAGAGTACATAATTGATTACTTAAGTAAGAACAGATTTCTATTTAGATTTTTGAAAAAAGATTTTTCGTGGGTATTTTTTAAAAAAATTACCGACAATGAGGAATTTTCTGAAATAAAGCTGGCTAAAGAGATGCTATTAAAAAACATAAAAACAAACTATTCAGAAGATGAGCTTGAAATAGTTGTTTTTATGATTCTTGAGCTTGTTAGCTCAATCACATACTCAAGTATTGTAAAGGAAGAGCCTGCTCCAATCGAAAAGGTAAAGCCTCTTCTTTTGGCTACAGTTCGAAAAATTCTTGAAAATTGA
- a CDS encoding FumA C-terminus/TtdB family hydratase beta subunit: MKRLYIPVTNEEEIKSFKVGQEVLVSGRLFVARDAAHKRLIDMFKRGEDIPIDFKNGAIYYMGPCPEKPGEVIGPCGPTTAGRMDIFTPIVLKLGVKVLIGKGKRSPQVKEAIKSYGAIYLATFGGAAILIQSCVKSQKILMFEDLGPEAIREIEVEDLPCVVAVDSQGEDIYEIGPRKYARNLK, encoded by the coding sequence TTGAAGAGGCTTTACATACCAGTTACAAATGAAGAGGAAATAAAAAGCTTTAAGGTAGGACAAGAGGTTTTGGTCAGTGGTAGGCTCTTTGTTGCAAGAGATGCTGCTCACAAAAGGCTCATTGATATGTTCAAAAGGGGAGAAGATATTCCCATTGACTTTAAAAACGGTGCTATTTACTACATGGGGCCATGTCCGGAAAAGCCGGGTGAGGTAATCGGGCCGTGTGGACCTACCACAGCAGGTAGGATGGATATTTTCACACCTATAGTTTTAAAGCTTGGTGTCAAAGTCTTAATAGGAAAAGGTAAAAGAAGTCCGCAGGTAAAGGAAGCGATAAAAAGCTACGGTGCAATCTACCTTGCCACATTTGGTGGAGCTGCTATTTTAATTCAAAGCTGTGTAAAATCCCAAAAAATCTTGATGTTTGAAGACCTTGGACCTGAGGCAATAAGAGAGATTGAGGTTGAGGATTTGCCATGTGTTGTTGCAGTAGATTCGCAAGGAGAAGATATATATGAGATTGGACCGAGAAAGTATGCAAGAAATCTTAAATAA
- a CDS encoding indolepyruvate ferredoxin oxidoreductase subunit alpha, which translates to MAYYITDDCISCGACESECPVQCISPGEGKYVINEEECISCGACANVCPVDAPKPRE; encoded by the coding sequence ATGGCATATTACATCACAGACGATTGTATTTCTTGCGGCGCATGCGAGAGCGAATGCCCAGTTCAGTGCATATCACCTGGCGAGGGCAAGTATGTAATTAATGAGGAAGAGTGTATTTCATGTGGCGCATGCGCAAATGTATGTCCAGTTGATGCTCCAAAGCCAAGAGAGTAA
- a CDS encoding cyclic-di-AMP receptor, which translates to MKLIVAVVQNEDVGRLLDSLQKEGIMATKLSTSGGFLRSGNTTLLIGIDDDRVNEVIDIISQKCKTRKQIVSSPVTNNPSAGVYIPYPIEITIGGATIFVLNIERFEKV; encoded by the coding sequence ATGAAGCTGATTGTTGCGGTTGTTCAGAATGAGGATGTGGGACGACTTTTGGATAGTCTTCAAAAAGAGGGGATTATGGCAACAAAACTTTCAACATCAGGCGGTTTTCTTCGCTCTGGCAATACCACTCTGCTAATAGGTATAGATGATGATAGGGTAAATGAAGTGATTGATATAATTTCTCAAAAATGCAAAACAAGAAAACAGATTGTTTCATCACCTGTTACAAACAATCCTTCAGCAGGTGTGTACATTCCATACCCAATAGAAATAACAATTGGTGGTGCGACAATATTTGTCCTCAACATTGAGAGGTTTGAAAAGGTTTAA
- a CDS encoding DNA polymerase III subunit: MNLDTFVGQKEIVFALKKALKNPFHAYIFEGEKGFGKKLLARVFSKHILCENKSSCGVCKSCRLFEASSHPDFHIIKRQEDKKEISVESIREIIKDLSRGPIFSDKKVFIIEEGEELSISAQNALLKTLEEPPTYALFIITCNNIERLLPTVLSRSIVLSFKRYSASEIAKILEQNGLEPKDYIVKLCKGNPKIALDFYNKEVQNKRDYIFDKLLCYDGASFDLIKEFESDFEKLKNDFEFLFKNIIYFLRDALFYKKTKSIELITNTDKLEKIIEFSNKHTISHIYKLLQDFMILEKYPDANVISDNVLDMIFLKLSGG, encoded by the coding sequence ATGAATTTAGATACGTTTGTCGGTCAAAAGGAAATTGTATTTGCGCTCAAAAAAGCACTTAAAAACCCTTTTCATGCTTATATATTCGAAGGTGAAAAAGGGTTTGGCAAAAAGCTCTTAGCAAGGGTATTTTCAAAACACATTCTATGCGAGAATAAGTCTTCTTGTGGTGTATGTAAATCTTGCCGTCTTTTTGAGGCTTCTTCACATCCAGATTTTCATATTATAAAAAGGCAAGAAGATAAAAAAGAGATTTCTGTTGAGAGCATCAGAGAGATTATAAAAGACTTGTCAAGGGGTCCTATTTTTTCCGATAAAAAAGTATTTATAATTGAAGAGGGTGAAGAACTTTCAATAAGTGCCCAGAATGCTCTTTTGAAGACCTTAGAAGAACCTCCTACTTATGCACTTTTTATAATCACATGTAACAACATTGAAAGGCTTTTACCAACCGTACTATCAAGGTCTATTGTGCTTTCTTTCAAGAGATATTCTGCTTCTGAGATAGCTAAGATTTTAGAACAAAATGGTCTTGAGCCAAAAGACTATATAGTTAAACTTTGCAAAGGAAATCCTAAAATTGCTCTTGATTTTTATAACAAAGAAGTTCAGAATAAAAGAGACTATATTTTTGATAAACTCCTTTGCTATGATGGGGCAAGTTTTGACTTGATAAAGGAATTCGAAAGTGATTTTGAGAAGCTAAAGAACGACTTTGAATTTTTGTTTAAAAACATTATATACTTTTTAAGAGACGCACTTTTTTATAAAAAAACAAAGAGTATTGAACTCATTACAAACACAGACAAATTGGAAAAGATTATAGAGTTTTCAAACAAACATACAATTAGTCATATATACAAACTTTTACAAGATTTTATGATCTTAGAGAAATATCCGGACGCAAATGTTATTTCAGACAATGTGCTTGACATGATTTTCTTAAAACTATCAGGAGGCTAA
- a CDS encoding YaaR family protein — translation MNMRIEDVKRNNISNVTFFQDPKKVERKQESFLGYVKQLERDQLINRIKELIEKIDSLGQSLAKKMDLMTLKEYKKSIKELLSYTVFSSHEYFKESLFGKKGRHKIFGIVKKIDEKMDLLTQEIIKKEADNIKVLSYVGEIKGLLIDLFM, via the coding sequence ATGAATATGAGAATAGAAGATGTAAAAAGAAACAATATATCTAATGTAACATTTTTTCAAGACCCTAAGAAGGTGGAGAGAAAGCAAGAGTCTTTTTTGGGATATGTAAAGCAACTTGAAAGGGATCAATTAATAAACAGAATAAAAGAGCTTATAGAAAAGATAGATTCTCTTGGTCAAAGCCTTGCAAAAAAGATGGATTTGATGACTTTAAAAGAGTATAAAAAATCCATAAAAGAGCTCTTGTCGTATACAGTTTTTTCTTCTCATGAATATTTCAAAGAAAGCCTTTTTGGCAAAAAAGGCAGGCACAAAATATTTGGAATAGTTAAGAAGATTGACGAGAAAATGGATTTACTAACACAAGAGATTATCAAAAAAGAAGCTGATAATATAAAGGTTTTATCATACGTTGGTGAGATAAAGGGACTTTTGATAGATTTATTTATGTAG
- a CDS encoding 4Fe-4S binding protein — MKRKILPTQVIRFFVQLFSLLFFPMSFAILLSQIKSLYLAIIGKETFNWNSNFIFLIVTVIVTIFFGRFFCGWICAFGTITEWTNLLFRKLFKIKFEMPRKVDKALKGLKYIVLIYLIIFIWTFGDKQLPDPWDAFDNLVSLNFNISLYLANFVFLLLILFFHHLF; from the coding sequence GTGAAAAGAAAAATTTTACCAACGCAAGTTATAAGATTTTTTGTTCAGCTTTTTTCTTTGCTATTTTTTCCTATGTCTTTTGCAATATTGCTGTCTCAGATAAAAAGTCTGTATTTAGCTATTATAGGTAAAGAAACTTTTAACTGGAATTCAAATTTCATTTTTTTAATTGTAACAGTAATTGTAACCATTTTCTTTGGCAGATTTTTCTGTGGCTGGATATGCGCTTTTGGAACAATTACTGAATGGACAAACCTTCTTTTTAGAAAGCTCTTTAAAATTAAATTTGAGATGCCAAGAAAAGTTGACAAAGCTTTAAAAGGCTTAAAATACATTGTACTTATTTATCTTATCATTTTTATCTGGACTTTTGGAGACAAACAACTTCCAGACCCATGGGATGCTTTTGACAATCTCGTTTCTTTGAACTTTAATATTTCTCTCTATTTAGCAAACTTTGTCTTTTTGTTATTGATACTCTTTTTTCACCATTTGTTTTAA